A stretch of the Cellulomonas sp. WB94 genome encodes the following:
- a CDS encoding aldo/keto reductase translates to METRLLGRTGRSVSVIGQGCWQLGADWGTVDDDAALAILAAAVDAGVTFLDTADVYGDGRSEKFVGRFLASRPGHAITVATKMGRRADPHVAGAYTLDNFRAWTDRSRANLGVDTLDLVQLHCPPTEVYGRDATYDALDTLVDEGRIAAYGVSVETVDEALAAIARPRVASVQIILNVFRRKPLERVLPAALAAGVGIIARVPLASGLLTGRYDEATTFAADDHRTYNRHGEAFDVGETFAGVPYEVGVRAAREVATFTPAGATTAQLALRWIIDQPGGSTVIPGASRPEQARGNAGAADLAPLDAATLAGLEAVYDETIREHVHSRW, encoded by the coding sequence ATGGAGACACGACTTCTGGGCAGGACGGGCCGCTCGGTGTCCGTCATCGGGCAAGGTTGCTGGCAGCTCGGCGCGGACTGGGGAACGGTCGACGACGACGCCGCACTCGCGATCCTCGCTGCCGCGGTCGACGCCGGCGTGACATTCCTCGACACCGCCGACGTGTACGGCGACGGCCGCAGCGAGAAGTTCGTCGGGCGCTTCCTCGCCTCGCGCCCTGGGCACGCGATCACCGTCGCGACGAAGATGGGCCGCCGCGCCGACCCGCACGTGGCCGGCGCGTACACGCTCGACAACTTCCGTGCCTGGACGGACCGCTCGCGCGCGAACCTCGGCGTCGACACCCTCGACCTCGTCCAGCTGCACTGCCCGCCCACCGAGGTGTACGGCCGCGACGCGACCTACGACGCGCTCGACACCCTCGTCGACGAGGGCCGCATCGCCGCGTACGGCGTCTCGGTCGAGACGGTCGACGAGGCGCTCGCCGCCATCGCGCGCCCCCGCGTGGCGAGCGTCCAGATCATCCTCAACGTGTTCCGCCGCAAGCCCCTCGAGCGCGTCCTGCCCGCCGCCCTGGCAGCCGGGGTCGGGATCATCGCGCGCGTCCCGCTCGCGAGCGGCCTGCTCACCGGCCGGTACGACGAGGCCACGACCTTCGCCGCGGACGACCACCGCACCTACAACCGGCACGGCGAGGCGTTCGACGTCGGCGAGACGTTCGCGGGCGTCCCGTACGAGGTCGGAGTCCGGGCGGCGCGCGAGGTCGCGACTTTCACGCCCGCAGGTGCGACGACGGCCCAGCTCGCGCTGCGCTGGATCATCGACCAGCCCGGCGGGTCCACGGTCATCCCGGGCGCCAGCCGGCCCGAGCAGGCCCGGGGCAACGCGGGGGCGGCCGACCTCGCACCGCTCGACGCGGCGACCCTGGCCGGCCTCGAAGCCGTGTACGACGAGACGATCCGGGAGCACGTGCACTCCCGCTGGTGA
- a CDS encoding OsmC family protein produces MSTEEASPEAKTPEAETPAAALHAVASPNFDDDVPAELWVERTGRRTYTGRSSRGAEVLIGPVGAGAVFTPGELLKIALAGCVGMSADTALAHRLGDDVPVTVRVSGPSDPEQDLYPELREELVVDLSSLDAAQRERLVAIVHRAVDLHCTVGRTLQHGASTHLTIAGED; encoded by the coding sequence ATGAGCACAGAGGAGGCCTCGCCCGAGGCCAAGACCCCCGAGGCCGAGACTCCCGCGGCCGCGCTGCACGCCGTCGCCTCACCGAACTTCGACGACGACGTCCCCGCGGAGCTGTGGGTTGAACGGACCGGCAGGCGCACGTACACCGGGCGCAGCTCGCGCGGCGCCGAGGTCCTGATCGGGCCGGTCGGGGCGGGTGCGGTGTTCACGCCCGGTGAGCTGCTCAAGATCGCCCTGGCCGGATGCGTCGGGATGAGTGCGGACACGGCTCTCGCGCACCGCCTCGGCGACGACGTGCCGGTGACCGTGCGCGTGTCGGGGCCGAGCGACCCGGAGCAGGACCTCTACCCGGAGCTGCGCGAGGAACTCGTCGTCGACCTGTCGAGCCTCGACGCCGCCCAGCGCGAACGGCTCGTCGCGATCGTGCACCGCGCCGTCGACCTGCACTGCACGGTCGGGCGGACGCTCCAGCACGGAGCGAGCACGCACCTGACGATCGCTGGGGAGGACTGA
- a CDS encoding GGDEF domain-containing protein → MDSSQIALYSAGTRGALRGFPAVASPTVRTLAHPVEAVDVTMTVARLEQLFRPADVASVVVLDHDDPGAVGLITRDRFMAVMSGRLGYGRAMLSRKTVAEITDWQPLVVEPDALVSEAAIVAMSRATERRYDDVLVRAHIWAVVPTSDLVRSLSTVLAVRSLHDALTGLANRDLVLRRLRQHCAAVTDTPERVALVLMDVDDLASVNDRHGVETGDLLLAAIATRLTRAAPPLADLGRISGDEFVLVVRLPAAPGPDDARRARADLGARLRACLSEPEPGMPDGGWRTVSTVMSLSEPGFADPDALLREAFASMRARKALVAGREVPEPRVARLIGADVPGRWPMDDAGPQS, encoded by the coding sequence GTGGACTCCAGCCAGATCGCCTTGTACAGCGCAGGGACGCGTGGTGCGCTCCGCGGCTTCCCTGCGGTTGCCAGCCCGACGGTGCGGACCCTCGCGCACCCCGTCGAGGCCGTCGACGTCACGATGACCGTCGCGCGCCTCGAGCAGCTGTTCCGCCCGGCGGACGTCGCGAGCGTCGTCGTCCTCGACCACGACGATCCCGGTGCCGTCGGCCTCATCACGCGCGACCGGTTCATGGCCGTGATGTCCGGCCGGCTCGGCTACGGGCGGGCCATGCTCTCGCGCAAGACGGTCGCCGAGATCACCGACTGGCAGCCGCTCGTCGTGGAACCTGACGCGCTCGTGTCCGAGGCGGCGATCGTCGCGATGTCGCGGGCCACCGAGCGCCGGTATGACGACGTGCTCGTGCGCGCCCACATCTGGGCGGTCGTGCCGACGTCGGACCTCGTCCGGTCCCTGTCGACCGTGCTCGCCGTCCGGTCCCTGCACGACGCACTCACGGGTCTCGCCAACCGCGACCTCGTGCTGCGGCGCCTGCGCCAGCACTGCGCCGCGGTCACGGACACCCCCGAGCGCGTCGCTCTCGTCCTGATGGACGTCGACGACCTCGCGTCGGTCAACGACCGTCACGGGGTCGAGACCGGAGACCTGCTGCTGGCCGCGATCGCCACGCGGCTGACCCGCGCGGCTCCACCGCTGGCCGACCTGGGACGCATCTCGGGGGACGAGTTCGTGCTCGTCGTCCGGCTCCCGGCGGCCCCGGGTCCTGACGACGCGCGTCGGGCCCGGGCCGACCTCGGTGCCCGCCTGCGCGCATGCCTCTCCGAGCCCGAGCCCGGCATGCCCGACGGCGGCTGGCGAACGGTCAGCACGGTCATGAGCCTGTCCGAGCCGGGGTTCGCCGACCCGGACGCCCTGCTGCGGGAGGCGTTCGCGAGCATGCGGGCTCGCAAGGCGCTCGTGGCCGGTCGGGAGGTCCCTGAACCCCGGGTCGCGCGATTGATCGGTGCGGACGTCCCGGGGCGCTGGCCGATGGACGACGCGGGCCCTCAGAGCTGA
- a CDS encoding FMN-binding negative transcriptional regulator codes for MSDEPILAFMYTPAHFAPDSDASARFLADVVAGDLVISTDSGLVATFLPVLLDAGTSSRGSLVGHLARNNDQWQQAVRGEALFIAHGPDAYISPSWYASKAEHGRVVPTWNYATAHVYGELVVHDDTAWVGALVRRLTDRHEARREHPWSVDDAPARFTAGQLRAIVGVELVISRVEVKVKMSQNRPDRDIDGVVTGLGQDGRPDAAAMVDRSRS; via the coding sequence ATGTCCGACGAGCCGATACTGGCGTTCATGTACACGCCTGCGCACTTCGCCCCCGACAGCGACGCCTCGGCCCGCTTCCTGGCCGACGTGGTGGCCGGCGACCTCGTGATCTCGACGGACAGCGGCCTTGTCGCGACGTTCTTGCCCGTGCTGCTCGATGCGGGTACCAGTTCGCGCGGCTCGTTGGTGGGGCATCTCGCCCGCAACAACGACCAGTGGCAGCAGGCTGTGCGCGGGGAGGCGCTGTTCATCGCGCACGGGCCGGACGCGTACATCTCACCGTCCTGGTATGCGAGCAAGGCCGAGCACGGGCGCGTCGTACCGACCTGGAACTACGCGACGGCGCATGTCTACGGGGAGCTCGTCGTCCATGACGACACGGCGTGGGTCGGCGCGCTGGTGCGCAGACTCACCGACCGGCACGAGGCGCGCCGTGAGCACCCGTGGAGCGTGGACGACGCACCGGCGAGATTCACGGCTGGTCAACTTAGGGCCATCGTCGGCGTCGAGCTGGTGATCTCCCGGGTCGAGGTGAAGGTCAAGATGAGCCAGAATCGCCCCGACCGGGACATCGATGGGGTCGTGACCGGTCTGGGGCAAGATGGCCGACCCGACGCCGCGGCGATGGTCGATCGCTCACGGTCCTGA
- a CDS encoding VOC family protein yields MITTSELSGRPGQAPRRRDRQRRVDIEDQPSNPTAPRGALPTASVNAPAGTRSLSGRRSSEMDSTVPGMTEIGTDWRVVDGAATAWFDAPSLIAAASLAGRIVELSAEIIVDLRATGIRVRLDSDEHAEAVSAAARDLGLAANPAVLQHLSVVFDSANPSAVRRFWQRALDYAPGEDGGLADPLRRDPAIRIRQSTEPRPSRNRIHLDLVRPAAAVEQAGLGEASGPFGVCHSDPDGNEVDLVPGAALGERIGTADWQAVFSAMACYRITSPTQQRDLAAAAAALADDTGFPLLVDLRPGLVIIDSGKDQWEDDAHGLELDFTDLAGNLQTAARGLGATADPGLPRFAQLVLDATDVAVVRAFRVAALGYAHDRRAGVSDIDDPRRLNPVLLFQEIDDSETERRRQRNRIHVELAVPSDLAQTRLATTFAAGGRLLAESGIAGGSPTRRQRTGDRQWGMSSRSTWHDRYPPGAVIATPGRSPLARRQRQLAISLLLLACAHYGGGRGGAMQTQHPLAVITPTLDGDVLAVLATADAPHTVGGIQKLLGGRSYEGIRKVLTRLTAQGTVTSQQVSTVVSYRLNREHLAAEHIIALADLRGALMDRVRSQVQAWPTPPVWAALFGSAARGQMLPDSDIDLFLVDPAVDADQWEALVDQLSRDVSRWTGNDARVLSMTEAEVRASAVTRDPILQSLLEDALTISGDPVWLRRVVAGARR; encoded by the coding sequence ATGATCACCACATCGGAACTGTCCGGGAGGCCGGGTCAGGCTCCCCGCCGCCGCGATCGACAGCGGCGCGTAGACATCGAAGATCAACCCTCAAACCCCACCGCTCCACGCGGGGCACTGCCAACGGCGTCCGTCAATGCCCCGGCCGGGACAAGATCACTATCCGGAAGGAGATCGTCCGAAATGGACTCGACAGTGCCGGGCATGACAGAGATCGGCACGGATTGGCGCGTGGTCGATGGCGCTGCGACGGCGTGGTTTGACGCGCCTTCGCTGATCGCGGCGGCTTCGCTGGCCGGGCGCATCGTCGAGCTGTCGGCCGAGATCATCGTCGACCTGCGCGCGACAGGCATCCGGGTGCGCCTCGACTCGGACGAGCACGCCGAGGCGGTGTCGGCGGCCGCGCGGGATCTCGGGCTTGCCGCCAACCCTGCCGTGCTGCAGCACCTGAGCGTCGTGTTCGACTCCGCGAACCCGTCTGCGGTGAGGCGGTTCTGGCAGCGCGCGCTCGACTACGCGCCTGGGGAGGACGGCGGTTTGGCGGATCCGTTGCGGCGCGACCCCGCGATACGGATCCGGCAGTCGACCGAGCCACGGCCGTCGCGCAACCGCATCCACCTCGACTTGGTGCGGCCGGCCGCGGCGGTCGAGCAGGCGGGCCTCGGTGAGGCATCGGGACCGTTCGGGGTCTGTCACTCCGACCCCGACGGCAACGAGGTCGACCTCGTGCCGGGCGCGGCGCTCGGCGAGAGGATCGGGACGGCCGACTGGCAGGCGGTGTTCAGCGCCATGGCGTGCTACCGCATCACCTCGCCGACGCAGCAGCGTGATCTTGCCGCAGCAGCAGCGGCGCTGGCCGACGACACCGGCTTCCCGCTGCTGGTCGACCTGCGCCCCGGGCTTGTGATCATCGACAGCGGCAAGGACCAGTGGGAGGACGACGCCCACGGCCTCGAGCTCGACTTCACCGACCTCGCCGGGAACCTCCAGACCGCTGCCCGCGGGCTCGGGGCCACTGCGGATCCGGGGCTGCCGCGCTTCGCTCAACTCGTCCTCGACGCCACCGACGTCGCCGTGGTCCGCGCGTTCCGGGTCGCCGCACTCGGATACGCCCACGACCGGCGAGCGGGGGTCAGCGACATCGACGATCCTCGGCGGCTGAACCCGGTGCTGCTGTTCCAAGAGATTGACGACTCGGAGACGGAGCGGCGTCGGCAGCGCAACCGCATCCACGTCGAGCTCGCTGTGCCGTCGGACCTCGCGCAGACGCGCCTCGCCACGACCTTCGCAGCCGGTGGCCGGCTCCTTGCCGAGTCGGGGATCGCTGGCGGTTCGCCGACCCGAAGGCAACGAACTGGTGATCGTCAGTGGGGGATGAGCTCGCGTTCGACTTGGCATGACCGGTATCCACCCGGCGCCGTCATCGCGACGCCGGGCCGATCGCCGCTCGCTCGTCGACAACGGCAACTTGCGATTTCTCTACTATTGTTGGCGTGCGCCCACTATGGTGGAGGCCGGGGAGGTGCCATGCAGACCCAGCATCCGCTTGCAGTGATCACGCCAACCCTCGACGGGGACGTCCTCGCCGTCCTCGCGACCGCCGATGCCCCGCACACTGTCGGGGGAATCCAGAAGCTCCTCGGCGGCCGGTCTTACGAGGGGATCCGCAAGGTGCTGACGCGCTTGACCGCGCAGGGCACTGTCACCTCTCAGCAGGTCAGCACCGTGGTGAGCTACCGGCTCAACCGGGAGCACCTCGCGGCCGAGCACATCATCGCGCTCGCCGACCTGCGCGGGGCGCTGATGGACCGGGTTCGGTCTCAGGTTCAGGCATGGCCGACGCCGCCGGTGTGGGCGGCCCTTTTCGGCTCAGCCGCGCGAGGTCAGATGCTTCCTGACTCCGACATCGACCTGTTCCTGGTGGACCCGGCCGTCGACGCTGATCAGTGGGAAGCCCTGGTTGACCAGCTGTCGCGGGACGTGTCCAGGTGGACCGGGAACGACGCGAGAGTGTTGTCCATGACCGAGGCCGAGGTGCGGGCGAGTGCGGTCACGCGAGACCCGATCCTGCAGTCGTTGCTCGAGGACGCGCTGACGATCAGCGGGGACCCGGTCTGGCTGCGCCGCGTGGTCGCAGGTGCACGGCGATGA
- a CDS encoding SRPBCC family protein: protein MVDVSGEYIAEIPRSPADVWGWLTTPANHFGARDGFVFPGPGPERWCLLTEAAGSMIGVIADVVEREDGRRIVLRFVSSETTWVWSWSVFDAGITLGAPTSLVRLTISAAMRAHVAEAAGRGLQTAAQRALAEMNHQLSGAPPPAPLKGADTRAAERAHKHRSMGPPTRGEVDVQVVIPLPVDDVWRGALDASTFTVDASPGEHPGVVPGTPVGQLGELRYVITSVGGQRFVRFHEVVGVGPGRRLVLRNQSSSHPAESVTTVEPHPDGALVRVVCEMVVHGEQAQMADATRAAFRAHLARLSDELVRRASVDQEPPSPEA from the coding sequence GTGGTTGACGTCAGTGGCGAGTACATCGCTGAGATCCCGAGGTCGCCCGCTGACGTGTGGGGGTGGCTCACCACCCCCGCGAACCACTTCGGCGCGCGGGACGGGTTCGTGTTCCCCGGCCCGGGACCGGAGCGATGGTGCCTCCTGACGGAGGCGGCGGGAAGCATGATCGGCGTCATCGCCGATGTCGTGGAGCGCGAGGACGGCCGCCGCATCGTGCTGCGCTTCGTCAGCTCCGAGACCACCTGGGTCTGGAGCTGGAGCGTGTTCGATGCCGGCATCACGCTGGGCGCTCCGACGTCGCTGGTCCGCCTGACGATCTCAGCAGCCATGCGTGCCCACGTCGCCGAGGCGGCCGGGCGCGGGCTTCAGACGGCCGCTCAGCGAGCGTTGGCCGAGATGAATCATCAGCTCAGCGGCGCCCCGCCGCCGGCGCCGCTCAAGGGGGCTGACACCCGAGCCGCGGAGCGGGCACACAAGCACAGGTCGATGGGGCCGCCCACCCGGGGCGAGGTCGACGTGCAGGTCGTCATCCCGTTGCCCGTGGACGACGTGTGGCGCGGCGCGCTCGATGCCAGCACCTTCACGGTCGACGCGTCCCCCGGGGAGCACCCTGGCGTGGTCCCCGGAACACCGGTCGGCCAGCTCGGGGAGCTGCGCTACGTGATCACCTCGGTGGGGGGCCAGCGGTTCGTGCGGTTCCATGAGGTCGTCGGTGTTGGTCCGGGACGTCGCCTCGTCTTGCGGAACCAGTCGTCGAGTCACCCGGCGGAGTCCGTCACGACGGTCGAACCGCACCCGGATGGCGCCCTGGTGCGGGTCGTCTGCGAGATGGTCGTCCATGGGGAGCAGGCTCAGATGGCCGACGCGACCCGCGCGGCGTTCCGTGCTCACCTCGCGCGCCTGAGCGACGAGCTGGTTCGACGGGCGAGCGTCGATCAAGAGCCGCCGTCGCCCGAGGCATGA
- a CDS encoding isocitrate lyase/phosphoenolpyruvate mutase family protein, with protein sequence MTTAASAQKAAALLALHAGPGFVLPNAWDAGSARILEQVGFPAIATTSAGIAWSCGVPDGEALDRDTMLEHLGRIVAAVGVPVTADLEAGYGDTADEVGRTVALAVELGAVGGNLEDAAEGRLFGIDEAVHRVAAARAAAPRGTFVLNARTDTYFVPATGDAFDETVERAVRYIDAGADCIFVPGIVEADTIRRLAAAIPAPLNVVAGLANRIDAPTLFSLGVKRVSVGGSLARAALSLVERAGRELLDSGTLGFLDGAISYGDLQRRFGP encoded by the coding sequence ATGACCACCGCAGCTTCGGCCCAGAAGGCGGCAGCGCTGCTTGCCCTGCACGCAGGTCCCGGGTTCGTGCTCCCCAACGCCTGGGACGCCGGCTCCGCCCGGATCCTCGAGCAGGTCGGCTTCCCGGCCATCGCCACGACCAGCGCGGGCATCGCGTGGTCCTGCGGGGTGCCCGACGGTGAGGCCCTGGACCGCGACACGATGCTCGAGCACCTCGGTCGCATCGTGGCCGCGGTCGGCGTGCCCGTGACCGCCGACCTCGAAGCCGGGTACGGCGACACCGCGGACGAGGTCGGCCGCACCGTCGCCCTGGCCGTCGAGCTCGGGGCGGTGGGCGGCAACCTGGAGGACGCGGCGGAGGGCAGGCTGTTCGGCATCGACGAGGCCGTCCACCGGGTCGCTGCCGCCCGAGCCGCGGCGCCACGCGGCACCTTCGTACTGAACGCACGTACGGACACCTACTTCGTCCCCGCGACCGGCGACGCGTTCGACGAGACGGTCGAGCGGGCAGTCCGCTACATCGACGCGGGGGCCGACTGCATCTTCGTGCCCGGCATCGTCGAGGCGGACACGATCCGGCGGCTCGCCGCGGCCATCCCGGCCCCACTCAACGTGGTGGCCGGTCTGGCGAACCGCATCGACGCACCCACCCTGTTCTCGCTCGGCGTCAAGCGGGTCAGCGTCGGCGGAAGCTTGGCCCGAGCCGCGCTCAGCCTGGTGGAGCGCGCCGGCAGGGAGCTGCTCGACTCCGGGACACTCGGGTTCCTCGACGGTGCGATCTCGTACGGCGACCTGCAACGACGCTTCGGCCCGTGA
- a CDS encoding helix-turn-helix transcriptional regulator, with amino-acid sequence MPNDGVAGAGEHRVACHLDTLLASRGLTLTELAQRAGVTVVNLSVLKNDRARAIRFSTLTAICDALDCQPGDLLSVTRSAP; translated from the coding sequence GTGCCGAACGACGGCGTCGCCGGTGCCGGGGAGCACCGGGTCGCCTGCCATCTCGACACCCTGCTCGCGTCGCGCGGGCTCACGCTCACCGAGCTCGCGCAGCGCGCCGGGGTCACGGTCGTGAACCTGTCGGTCCTGAAGAACGACCGGGCCCGGGCGATCCGGTTCTCGACCCTGACCGCGATCTGCGATGCGCTCGACTGCCAGCCCGGCGACCTGCTCAGCGTCACCCGATCTGCTCCCTGA
- a CDS encoding DUF2975 domain-containing protein, which translates to MKSKLSVTLRNTEYVGPRTSRAIARLLLLAGIVAAVGGVGYAVNGATQAPATVTVPISIEVPNGSPQSPTTVSVDDVVLPDGARLQAAEHGLQLVTEAGYASRWTGFLARGDAALLGLGFGACALLLAPVVNAVAAGDPFRRSNAARIGWTGAIVGVVGMLAPVLPNLAALAVMTSFDAASSANPFAVVFGVEVAPLGIAALIFVVAEAFRRGTQISADTAGLV; encoded by the coding sequence ATGAAGTCGAAGCTGTCGGTGACGCTGCGCAACACGGAGTACGTCGGACCGCGGACCAGCCGGGCCATCGCACGCCTGCTGCTGCTCGCCGGAATCGTGGCCGCCGTCGGCGGGGTCGGGTACGCGGTCAACGGCGCCACCCAAGCGCCGGCCACCGTGACCGTTCCCATCAGTATCGAGGTGCCGAACGGCAGCCCGCAGAGCCCGACCACGGTGAGCGTCGACGACGTCGTCCTGCCCGACGGTGCCCGGCTCCAGGCCGCCGAGCACGGACTGCAGCTCGTGACCGAGGCCGGCTACGCCAGCCGTTGGACGGGCTTCCTCGCACGTGGCGACGCCGCCCTCCTCGGGCTGGGCTTCGGGGCATGCGCATTGCTGCTCGCCCCCGTCGTGAACGCGGTCGCGGCGGGCGACCCGTTCCGGCGGAGCAATGCTGCCCGGATCGGGTGGACCGGGGCGATCGTGGGAGTCGTCGGGATGCTCGCGCCGGTCCTGCCGAATCTTGCCGCGCTCGCGGTGATGACGTCGTTCGACGCTGCCAGCAGCGCCAACCCCTTCGCGGTGGTCTTCGGCGTCGAGGTCGCGCCACTCGGCATCGCGGCACTGATCTTCGTGGTGGCGGAGGCGTTCCGGCGTGGGACACAGATCAGCGCCGACACCGCGGGTCTCGTGTGA
- a CDS encoding YciI family protein — translation MATYLLIVDFQSGPDDAPMSAWSDQEVADHLSYYERLNAELVASGELVDTVILTGPDLAKIVRSDGTVPVVTDGPFQEFKEWVAGYQIVDVESEDRALEIAGLVSAVPGRGGVPTQQPIQVRRLMEAGPSNVEEMDAFLHTASDPR, via the coding sequence ATGGCCACGTACCTGCTGATCGTGGACTTCCAGAGCGGTCCGGACGACGCGCCGATGTCGGCGTGGTCCGACCAGGAGGTCGCCGACCACCTGAGCTACTACGAGCGGTTGAACGCCGAGCTCGTCGCGAGCGGTGAGCTCGTCGACACGGTCATCCTGACGGGTCCGGACCTGGCCAAGATCGTGCGGTCGGACGGCACGGTGCCGGTCGTCACCGACGGCCCGTTCCAGGAGTTCAAGGAGTGGGTGGCGGGCTACCAGATCGTCGACGTGGAGTCCGAGGATCGGGCGCTCGAGATCGCGGGCCTCGTGTCGGCGGTGCCGGGGCGCGGAGGCGTGCCGACGCAGCAGCCGATCCAGGTGCGCCGGCTGATGGAGGCCGGACCGTCGAACGTCGAGGAGATGGACGCGTTCCTGCACACGGCGAGCGACCCGCGCTGA
- a CDS encoding DUF6596 domain-containing protein, which produces MNVPGEVEDLLRELAPQVLGTLARRWGDFDAAEDAVQEALIAAATHWPADGIPERPSGWLLQTASRRMVDQWRSDVARRDREARVATEPHAAGVAQEDDTLTVLFLCCHPALTPTSAVALTLRAVGGLTTAEIARAFLVPEATMAQRISRAKQRIVASGEPFAMPAPEEHPARLRSVLQVLYLMFNEGYAGSAGSDLTRVDLSDEAIRLTRLVHAAGHGGRDDAEVAGLLALMLLTDARRPARTDAAGVPVTLADQNRALWDHTRIAEGLTLLDDAIGSGAVGEYQLQAAIAAVHDRATSADATDWPQILALYGLLERLTGSPVVTLNRAVAAAMVDGPAAGLDILARLDDSLPRLDQLRAHLHELAGDRDLALAHYRRAAGRATNLAEGRYLDAQIARLTGGG; this is translated from the coding sequence CTGAACGTCCCGGGCGAGGTCGAGGACCTCCTGCGCGAGCTCGCGCCGCAGGTGCTCGGCACGCTCGCGCGCCGGTGGGGCGACTTCGACGCCGCGGAGGACGCCGTCCAGGAGGCGCTGATCGCGGCCGCGACGCACTGGCCGGCGGACGGCATCCCCGAGCGGCCGAGCGGCTGGCTCCTGCAGACGGCGTCCCGCCGGATGGTCGACCAGTGGCGCAGCGACGTGGCCCGCCGCGATCGTGAGGCCCGCGTGGCCACCGAGCCGCACGCAGCGGGGGTTGCTCAGGAGGACGACACGCTGACCGTGCTGTTCCTCTGCTGCCACCCCGCGCTGACCCCGACCTCGGCCGTGGCGCTGACGCTGCGTGCCGTCGGCGGGCTCACCACGGCGGAGATCGCGCGGGCGTTCCTGGTGCCGGAGGCGACGATGGCGCAGCGGATCAGCCGGGCGAAGCAGCGCATCGTGGCGTCGGGCGAGCCCTTCGCGATGCCCGCGCCTGAGGAGCACCCGGCCCGGCTCCGCAGCGTCCTTCAGGTGCTGTACCTCATGTTCAACGAGGGCTACGCGGGCAGCGCGGGCTCGGATCTCACCCGTGTCGACCTGTCCGACGAGGCGATCCGACTGACGCGTCTGGTGCACGCGGCCGGCCACGGGGGTCGCGACGATGCCGAGGTCGCCGGACTGCTCGCACTGATGCTGCTCACGGATGCGCGACGACCGGCGCGCACCGACGCGGCCGGCGTCCCCGTGACTCTCGCGGATCAGAACAGGGCGCTGTGGGACCACACCAGGATCGCGGAGGGCCTCACGCTCCTCGACGACGCGATCGGGAGCGGCGCCGTCGGCGAGTACCAGCTCCAGGCCGCGATCGCAGCGGTGCACGACCGTGCGACCAGCGCGGACGCGACGGACTGGCCCCAGATCCTTGCGCTCTACGGGCTGCTCGAGCGGCTGACGGGCAGCCCGGTGGTCACGCTCAACCGAGCGGTCGCCGCGGCGATGGTGGACGGACCGGCCGCGGGCCTCGACATCCTGGCCCGTCTCGACGACTCCCTGCCCCGGCTCGACCAGCTGCGGGCGCACCTGCACGAGCTCGCGGGCGACCGCGACCTCGCCCTCGCGCACTACCGTCGGGCGGCGGGCCGCGCGACGAACCTGGCGGAGGGACGCTACCTCGACGCGCAGATCGCCCGCCTCACGGGTGGCGGCTGA
- a CDS encoding DUF2200 domain-containing protein yields MPRHRIFAFSFARIYALYIAKVQRKGRTQAEVDEVISWLTGYDAAGLERVIATEVDLETFFAQAPALNPHASLITGLICGYRVEEIEDPLMQQIRYLDKLVDELAKGRKMTAILRGGGKADVRPAT; encoded by the coding sequence ATGCCGAGACATCGGATCTTCGCCTTCAGCTTCGCCAGAATCTACGCGTTGTACATCGCCAAGGTGCAGCGGAAGGGTCGCACCCAGGCGGAGGTGGACGAGGTCATCTCGTGGTTGACGGGATACGACGCGGCCGGCCTGGAGCGGGTCATCGCTACCGAGGTCGACCTGGAGACGTTCTTCGCGCAGGCTCCCGCCCTCAACCCGCACGCGTCCCTCATCACCGGCCTGATCTGCGGGTACCGGGTCGAGGAGATCGAGGACCCCCTGATGCAGCAGATCCGCTACCTGGACAAGCTGGTCGACGAGCTGGCCAAGGGCCGGAAGATGACGGCGATCCTGCGGGGAGGGGGCAAGGCCGACGTCCGGCCGGCGACGTGA
- a CDS encoding MarR family transcriptional regulator, which translates to MDRADRLQRLQLLSETDATQTALFQQAAAATYGLGLTEMRALSILLREGPQTAGALVRALDVTSGAVTGVVDRLVRRGLARRGADPTDRRKVVVSVDLEALAADENVYAGIGEAFQELYATYTDAELEFLERHLTASIDITARETARLHERD; encoded by the coding sequence ATGGACCGTGCCGACCGCCTCCAACGCCTCCAGCTGCTCTCGGAGACCGATGCCACCCAGACGGCCCTCTTCCAGCAGGCAGCCGCGGCAACCTACGGACTGGGCCTCACCGAGATGCGGGCCCTGAGCATCCTGCTGCGGGAGGGTCCGCAGACCGCGGGTGCGCTTGTGCGCGCGCTCGATGTCACCTCAGGCGCGGTCACCGGGGTCGTCGACCGCCTCGTCCGTCGCGGCCTGGCGCGCAGGGGAGCGGACCCCACCGACCGCCGCAAGGTCGTCGTCAGCGTCGACCTCGAGGCCCTCGCCGCCGACGAGAACGTCTACGCCGGTATCGGTGAGGCCTTCCAGGAGCTGTACGCGACCTACACCGACGCCGAGCTGGAGTTCCTCGAGCGCCACCTCACGGCATCGATCGACATCACCGCACGCGAGACCGCCCGGCTGCACGAGCGGGACTGA